In Podospora pseudocomata strain CBS 415.72m chromosome 4, whole genome shotgun sequence, the genomic stretch CCGGAGATTGAGTGAGAAGTGATCTTCACTCCCACACTCGCTCCGCGTGACCGTCCAGACACCGCTGTGCCCGTTTTACAGGCATCGAGATCTTCAAAAAACGGTCGCCGAGTTTCTTCGCCAGGGTAAAGAGTTCTGGCACATGAGTCTTTAAGGCATCAAAGCGGCATCACCGAAAGCCACACTCGGGCACCATGAACCCGAAGAACGGAAATGCTTCTCGAAGAGGGATGGAAGTGATTCAGATTCATCGCTTGGGCGCATCTGATCACGAAGAGTTGAACTAGGTGAAGCGTAACAGAAACGAAAGCTGCCCTAACAAGCAAAAAGCGCCGAGGGACCACAACAGCCAAGCCTTAAAATGAAGCCGTCGTCAACACCCCTTGCTGTTCGCCGCTCAGGCCTCGAGTGTTGGTTAGACTTCCAAAGCCCTTCTGGAAGGCCCGAGAGTGGTGATAGCAGGGGCATTAGCTTCACTTGCACCGTTTCCGGAAGGTGAGCCTTTACATCCCATTGGTCCCAAACTGTCGAGCTAGGGAAGACAGGGGTTCCTCGAGGCTCTCTGGCGccttggtgtttggtgtcaAAACATCTTCAGGGGGagataaaataaaataataGGGAGAATGAAATTATTGGGACCGTTTTCTTGAatttattttattttactTTTATTTTGTCACAAGATCACAAGCTTCTCCATCACTCCACCCTCATTTCTTTCGTCTCAGATTGCCGGCAAGCCCTACGTCAAGGGGAGTGGGGTGGCACACACCACTGCCTTGGGCCTCACACATGAACCACGTGGATTTTGGATGCTGAGGTCATTGATGATAACGGTACCTTTGACGGTGTATACAGGTGACAAGCAAATGAATGAGAGACAGGAAATAAGTGGTGTGCTAATGAattgaggtggtgttgagcatTGCTGAGCGACTTCCTCGGCCATAACTGATGCTTCACGTGTCTCGGTGCACCTTCCCGGAGTTGCACCGCTTGAATGGGAGGCTCTTTCCCTTGCTCCGATGCCACAGCTCGGCCGCCCAATCACCCCGCCTTTTGGGAACTGTCAGCTGTCAACCAACTTCAAGCACGCGACCACCCCTCTGACGTAGATGTTCCCCATCGACGATGATACTCGAAAGAGTCAATTCCTCTGGCGGCAGTCATCCAGTACGAAGTACCGGTATGCCGAAACTAGTCCCAAGGTGACTGTGGTCCTCTCACCATACTGCTGAAACGCATGTGTTCTTGATCGTGTTGTATTCGTGAGCATTGTGCCATGTATTCATATGTGCTTATGCTAGATCGTGATCTGATAGGGCATCAAATCATTACCTACCTGTCTATCCCAAAGTTGCTCCGGAACGCCGCCCAATGTAGTTGGCCAGTCATGCCGGGTATCAACAAGCTTCTGATGGACCAGTCAACTCCAAGTAAACAAAATAGCCACCCAGTTGTCAATTCTCGTTTCTCGGTATGCCTTTATCGTCCCTTAGGTATCAGACTTTGGAGTCCTGAGAAGCGACGGTGCTCGAGTTTGCCCTCTTCTCCGGTCCGTTGGCTGCAACTCTCTCTGTGCCTGGGCCCTCGGCGGAGGGATTCCTCAGAAGAGGGAATTTGCAGACGCAATTGTAGAGACCAACTATCCCGGACAGGGCACAGCAAATGACCCAAAGCACGCGAAGAGCATCGATGATGGCTTTCCGGCAGTTGGGATCCCGCTTGATCTCTTCAATCATTCTCAAGATTTCTTCAGAGTTCATCTCCCCGCCTACCTGCCGGAGCCTCTGGTTCATGGTGTAGCTGAAGACAGTTGTGCCAATGGCAATACCAAGACACATTCCAGCCGACCTGGCCTGTAAGCCCATGGCAATTGCATGGCCGTTCAGTTCACGCTTTGTCGCCGCGAGAAGCGAAACATTGAGcgctgccatcaagatgCCTGCCGCCAAACCAACACCGCAGTTGACGATGACCAACCATGGCAAAGGGGTGTTGTCGTCCATGAACCACAGAAGGCCGAGTGAGAGAACAGCTAATGGCCAGCCTACCGAGACAGCCTCCCGGATTCGATTCGTCCGACGCATCACCAAGCCGCACACCAGGGCCGCAATGGGTATGCTCACTGTTTCTGGAAGGACTGCGACGCTGGTTTCCATCTTACTACAGCCCCGCACACCTTCCCAGAAGAGGACGAGATGGAACAAGAGTATGTTCAGACAGATGCCGCAGACCGTCAGGCCGAGGATGGCTGAGACGGTGACATGCTTGCTGAAAATCTCGGGCCGGAACATTGGGCGCCTCGCAAAGAACCGTTGATGGACCGCCAGTGTCGCCAACCCAATGACGCCCGATGCTAACGGTACCAAAGCCTGGACGGATATCCACGGGAAAAGCGTCGGAGCCATGACAAATGGCGAGAGGAATGACAGGGCAGACGGGATGAATATTCCGATACCGATCCAGTCGACACTTTTCAGGCTTTTTCGAATGCCTAGCTCAGGTCTGTCAAACCCGAGCAGGAATGCCAGACCGATAGCAGAGATGACAAGCAGCGGAAGGTTCATGAAGAACAACATTCTCTATTGACATGTTAGCCACTGACAGGCTCGCATCCCGCACGATACATACCCAAGATTTGAGCCTGATGTATGCCGTTCCGATGATTGGTCCGCAGGCAAGACCGATAGCGGTGACAGCATTTTGGGTTGCCAGCCAGATGGCTCGATCCTGGATAGGCACGAGGTCGGTCAGGATAATAGCAGAGAGAACCGAGCCGGCGTTGGCAAATCCTTGAAAAGCACGGCCGGCAAGAAGGACGGCGATACTGTTTGCCGTTCCAGCGATGACTGTCCCGGCGGCTGCAAAAGTCAACACTAGCAGAAACGCTGGCTTTCTTCCGACGACATGGGAGATTTCTGCAACGGGTTGTTGGAAGATGGTGGCGCTCAGGTAGTATATGGTGCCCATGGAAAACACTTCCGTTCTCGTCGCGTTCAAGTCTCTCGCAATATCCTATGTTTTGCTGTTAGTCTTGCGGTGCTGGAGTCAACACAGGGAAGAGTCCCTACCGGCACGGCCACAGCTACCGAGGTCATGTCAAGATGAACAACGAACTGTATCAGGAGAAGAAACAGGAATATCGCCGCACGCCGTGTGCGAGAAACACGGCGGTGTCCCGGTTCCCCATCCTGCGTAGGCGTCGCAGCCATGATTGAGGCCGCTGTTGATTTGAGCATAACAATGGAACCTCGGCCGGAGAACGGCTCCGTCTGACTTGATGGAGATTCCTTATCCATAGTGGCGGACTTACCTGCCTGTTACCTTGATGGTCGAAATATGGTTCTTGAGGCGCAACCAAGGGCGGAAGGCGTACCATGGAAACCAGAAACTCAATTCAATCTCGTATTGACAGAGACACGCCTTTGTATAAGAAGGCTACTTCCTCCTGTGTCGACCTGGTCCCAACAATGCAAACAACACGAGAAATTACTGGATTACTTGGTTTTGAAGCTGACTTGGGGTTGGAACCTAATCGGAAGATCGATGGAGCTAGCAGCGATATCCGATGCTTCCCATTGCCTGCGGATCTGGGCTAGCAACAGCCACT encodes the following:
- a CDS encoding hypothetical protein (EggNog:ENOG503NW5M; COG:U) is translated as MDKESPSSQTEPFSGRGSIVMLKSTAASIMAATPTQDGEPGHRRVSRTRRAAIFLFLLLIQFVVHLDMTSVAVAVPDIARDLNATRTEVFSMGTIYYLSATIFQQPVAEISHVVGRKPAFLLVLTFAAAGTVIAGTANSIAVLLAGRAFQGFANAGSVLSAIILTDLVPIQDRAIWLATQNAVTAIGLACGPIIGTAYIRLKSWRMLFFMNLPLLVISAIGLAFLLGFDRPELGIRKSLKSVDWIGIGIFIPSALSFLSPFVMAPTLFPWISVQALVPLASGVIGLATLAVHQRFFARRPMFRPEIFSKHVTVSAILGLTVCGICLNILLFHLVLFWEGVRGCSKMETSVAVLPETVSIPIAALVCGLVMRRTNRIREAVSVGWPLAVLSLGLLWFMDDNTPLPWLVIVNCGVGLAAGILMAALNVSLLAATKRELNGHAIAMGLQARSAGMCLGIAIGTTVFSYTMNQRLRQVGGEMNSEEILRMIEEIKRDPNCRKAIIDALRVLWVICCALSGIVGLYNCVCKFPLLRNPSAEGPGTERVAANGPEKRANSSTVASQDSKV